The following are from one region of the bacterium genome:
- the lptD gene encoding LPS assembly protein LptD: MRGGAAPGLSVVVSLVCAIFYAGVPLPARGQGADPQDSLMTLDDYFDATPTPSPGPSPLPTPVVSESSALRCSGDSVRYLSDGKVIVAEGSIFLAYKDIEITADRITVYVDRKEAYAQGGVTLKRGDDFIRAEALRYDFVREEGMVGESTGYFKPMFGQARRIITTDNDQADLQQGTVTTDDYTRPDYYMEASEVTVYFNDYVSIWSPVVYVGGVPVFWLPYFYRSLKMDCRGSFLYPGYKNTWGMYVLSGYNWCTEGLNLTGHLDYRYLRGVALGLDGLFVPWESGQGEWQTYYLQDLAYEDPDTGEKEHKERYLAEFWGRQDLFWDVYGDLSLHYLSDDDIRREFFRNEYRADSQPKSYLFFGKNTTDLAISLEIRPRLNDFWEVNEKLPEAKFQIKEIALGESDFYYQGDNSYVVYRHMEAGEGSPAYETDRADTYHRLSYTRKFFGWLNLNPYVSLRGTYYTKGPPDEAASASPAATPTPEPEERTDFGRLVYGSGIGVSTNIYGLFDYTNEALDIHRLRHVIEPSITYVYANPTVESDDLYQFDDLDDIDWTSAFQLSLRNQLQTKRYASGTEDSWTLIDLILGTSLYTSPDRENAGDLFSDLYADLKLTPVAGTGLEGELYYDPYRGAVNRFTLDIWGTGGESWRGDLEYTYRADKDRNRLGASLYLRINPLWRFSVYGRYDLEAGEWEEESIELFRDLHSWDCSLLLRRDEGGEATEIGLRFWLKAFPDAPLHISN; the protein is encoded by the coding sequence ATGAGGGGAGGCGCCGCTCCCGGGCTTTCGGTCGTCGTCTCCCTGGTCTGTGCGATCTTTTACGCCGGCGTTCCCCTCCCGGCCCGGGGCCAGGGAGCGGACCCCCAGGATTCGCTCATGACGCTCGACGATTATTTCGACGCCACCCCGACCCCCAGTCCGGGTCCCTCCCCCCTCCCCACGCCCGTCGTCTCCGAAAGTTCGGCTCTGAGGTGCTCGGGGGATTCGGTGCGCTATCTGAGCGACGGAAAGGTGATTGTGGCCGAGGGAAGCATCTTCCTGGCCTACAAGGACATCGAGATCACGGCCGACCGGATCACGGTCTACGTCGACCGCAAGGAAGCTTACGCCCAGGGAGGCGTCACCCTCAAGCGGGGCGACGATTTCATTCGGGCCGAAGCTCTGCGCTACGACTTCGTCCGCGAAGAGGGGATGGTCGGGGAGAGTACGGGCTACTTCAAGCCCATGTTCGGGCAGGCTCGACGGATTATCACCACCGATAACGATCAAGCCGATCTTCAGCAGGGAACAGTGACCACCGACGACTACACGCGCCCTGATTACTACATGGAAGCGTCGGAAGTCACCGTGTATTTCAACGATTATGTTTCGATCTGGAGCCCCGTGGTTTACGTGGGAGGAGTTCCGGTCTTTTGGCTGCCTTATTTCTACAGGAGCCTGAAGATGGACTGCCGGGGTTCGTTTCTTTACCCGGGGTACAAGAACACCTGGGGGATGTACGTTCTCTCCGGTTACAACTGGTGCACGGAGGGGCTGAACCTGACGGGCCATCTCGATTACCGGTATCTGCGGGGAGTCGCGCTCGGCCTCGACGGCCTTTTCGTCCCCTGGGAAAGCGGCCAGGGGGAGTGGCAGACCTACTACCTCCAGGACCTGGCCTACGAGGACCCCGACACGGGGGAGAAGGAGCACAAGGAACGGTACCTGGCGGAATTCTGGGGGCGCCAGGACCTGTTCTGGGATGTCTACGGGGACCTGTCCCTGCACTACCTCAGCGACGACGACATCCGCCGGGAGTTCTTCCGCAACGAATACCGGGCGGATTCCCAACCCAAGTCGTACCTGTTCTTCGGCAAGAACACCACCGACCTGGCCATAAGCCTGGAGATCCGGCCCCGACTCAACGACTTCTGGGAAGTAAACGAGAAGCTGCCCGAGGCGAAGTTCCAGATAAAGGAGATAGCCTTGGGCGAAAGCGATTTCTACTACCAGGGCGACAACTCCTACGTGGTTTATCGGCATATGGAAGCCGGGGAGGGGAGTCCCGCTTACGAAACCGACCGGGCCGACACCTACCACCGCCTCAGCTACACCCGCAAATTTTTCGGTTGGCTCAACCTCAACCCCTATGTCTCCCTCCGGGGAACCTACTATACGAAGGGGCCCCCCGATGAAGCCGCCTCCGCTTCCCCCGCGGCCACTCCCACCCCGGAACCGGAGGAGAGAACCGATTTCGGCCGGCTGGTCTACGGCAGCGGGATCGGGGTTTCCACGAATATTTACGGTTTGTTCGACTATACCAACGAAGCTTTGGACATCCACCGGCTGCGGCATGTGATCGAACCCTCGATCACCTACGTCTACGCCAACCCCACGGTCGAGTCCGACGATCTTTACCAGTTCGACGACCTCGACGATATCGACTGGACCAGCGCGTTTCAATTAAGCCTGCGCAATCAACTTCAGACCAAACGGTACGCGTCCGGGACCGAGGACAGCTGGACGCTGATCGACCTTATTCTCGGGACCAGCCTATACACCAGCCCGGACCGGGAGAACGCCGGCGACCTTTTCAGCGACCTCTACGCGGATCTGAAACTGACGCCGGTGGCCGGGACCGGCCTGGAAGGGGAACTCTACTACGATCCGTACCGGGGAGCGGTGAACCGCTTTACTCTCGATATATGGGGAACCGGAGGGGAGTCGTGGCGGGGGGACCTGGAGTACACGTATCGGGCGGACAAGGACCGCAACCGTTTGGGGGCGAGTCTGTATCTCCGGATCAATCCGCTCTGGCGGTTCAGCGTCTACGGCCGCTACGACCTGGAAGCCGGAGAGTGGGAGGAAGAATCGATAGAACTGTTCCGGGACCTGCACTCCTGGGACTGCAGCTTGTTGCTGCGCCGGGACGAGGGAGGGGAAGCGACCGAGATCGGGTTGCGCTTCTGGCTGAAGGCTTTCCCCGACGCCCCGCTGCATATCAGCAACTAA